The DNA window CCGAGGCTGTCACTCTGGCTGCGAAGCCTGTTGGACACGCAGTGGCTTCTCCCCGGCCGGGAACTGGGCGGAAGTCCCGGTCACCGCGCGCGGCCGGCGCCGGTGGCTGACTCCCACGCGCGGCCGTGTCCTCCGGAGCTcggccccccacccccagaacccGCACCCCGGCGCCGGGGCGGCTGAGTCAGGACCGGGCTGAAGCCGGGAGGCCCGGAGGCCGCTGCTGCCCCCTGGCGGCCACGCGGAAGCGGGAAGCGGGAAGCGGGACCGGCCAGGCTGTCCGTCCCTCCGACGCCCGTTTATTAAGTGCTCGGGAGCCCGGGACATCCAGACGCCGTCTGGTGCTCCTGGGGTTGCACGCAGCACATCAGGCCGGGCCGCAGAGGCAGCTGCCCCGCGCTGCGGTCTCTAGGTGCCCTCCCAGCCGAGGGGGAGGCGCTGCAGCTGGGGGTCTGCAGCCGCCGACGCTGCGTGGCCTCCGGTGAGCCGCTCGCCCTCGCCGGCCGGCTGGGCGGGGCGGGCGGCCGAGGCGACCCCGCCCGTCAGTCCCCTTGCCGCCCGTCAGTCCCCTTGCCGCCCGTCAGTCCCCTTGCCGCGCAGGCCGGGTGGCGGGTCCTGGCCCCTCGGCCCTCGGGGTCCACCAAAGACCGCCGCGGAGCAGCGGGAGTCCCTCGGGCTCCAGGGGCCGCGCGGTGTCCGGGAAGGCAGGGTTGTCCTGGGGCGGCCCCGTCCCGTCATCTGCGTCCCGGGCCACCTCCACCACCAGCGCCTCTCGCGGGTACACCACCTCCGGGGAGTCCGCGGGGCCGCGCCACTGCCACGCCTGGAAAGGAGGGCAGAGCCGGGCTGTGGGCGGGGCCAGGACAGTGAAGCCGGGCTGTGGGCGGGGCCGGGCGGTGACCGGGCTGTGGGCGGGGCCGGGCGGTGACGCGGGCGGGGCCAGGACAGTGAAGCCGGGCTGTGGGCGGGGCCGGGCGGTGACCGGGCTGTGGGCGGGGCCGGGCGGTGACGCGGGCGGGGCCAGGACAGTGAAGCCGGGCTGTGGGCGGGGCCGGACGGTGACGCGGGCGGGGCCAGGACTGTGAAGCCGGGCTGTGGGCGGGGCCAGGACAGTGAAGCCGGGCTGTGGGCGGGGCCGGGCGGTGACCGGGCTGTGGGCGGGGCCGGGCGGTGACGCGGGCGGGGCCAGGACAGATTGAAGTCGGGCTGTGGGCGGGGCCGGGCCTGTGTTTGAATTTCAAGTTCCCCTTCTGAACGAGCCACTgaagttctgcttctgtgatggGTTCTAGACGATCCCCCGCGTGTCTGGCTTTGGTGAGCCTTGCAATTCACTGCCAGCAGCACGCACCAAACAACAGTCAGGAGCTGAAAAGAACACTTACCTGCTTGCCCTGGCTGCCAGGGAACTCCACAGCCGTGCTGGCACAGGGGGTGGGCAGGGGTGGGCACAAGCGCCAGGCTGCCCTGGGAACAAAGGGTGGCAGGTCAGGGGACCTCTGTTTCTTCCCTGGTGTGTTGCCTGGGTGTGGTGTGGACCGAGTCCCGCGCACTCAGTGCCAGGCAGACGCACACTTTGCGCTACACGTCCATGTCGGAGGAGACAGGCGAGGTACCTGTTCAGACCGACGTATCCGAGGCTGCCCACGAGGAGGACACTGGCGAAGCTCCCCAGGGACGCAACAATGACGGCCAAACGGGAAATCTGCACCTCTGGGGGCCAGACAACTTGGGTTGAGAGAGGTGCGCCCGCTCCCCGCCCCCAGGAGCCGCCTGACGGGGAAGACACCAGCAGCAACCCACGGAGCCAAGAGGGCGGAGGGCGGTCAGAGGCAGGGAGAGCTCCCGAGACGGAGCTTGGCTTTGAGGGGTGAATAGGAGTTTGACAAGTGGGGGAAGCAAGTACTTCAGGCAGGCGAGGCAGGCCGGGGGCCCAGGGAAAGCTCCGGGGACCCCCACCCGGGCTGCGCAGGCTGGGCAAGCAGCGGCTGCGCCCCTTCTCCCCACTCACCGAGGGGGAAGCGCTGCGCGGGGCTCCAGGCGCCTGGCAGCCGCGCGGTGTCGGCTCGCACTCGGACCCGGTACACCGCGCCGCGGCGCAGTCCCCGCAGCGTGGCCTGCGTCTTCGCGGGCGGCACGACCCACTCTGCGGGGGAGGCAGCGAGGGTTAGGGAGCGTTCCAGGACCCGCGGGGCGGCCCAGGACACACGGGACACCTAAAACCATCAGCCAGCAAAGGGAGGCTGTGAGAGGTGACAGTGGTCAAGCGCAGGGCGCGGGCTCAGCGCAGGGCCTGGGGAAGCTGAGACGCGAGGATTGCCCCAAATGTGGAGACTCAAAACATCGAAAAGCCAGGCAGGCTGGGGAGTCCCGGAGGAGGCCTTCACCGCCCGGCCTGATGCGAGTGCGACCCCAGGGCGCCCGCACGCTGTCCTCTGGCCCACGCGTGCTGCGCGGACACCGTCACCACACACGGCAACCGAGTCAACAAACACGACATCAGAAGGTGTAAAGGCAGAAGCGGTGGTGTGATGAGGAGCCCGGAGCCGTGGGAGGACTGGCCGCCGCACAGCCGGTCCGGCCACGCGCCCAGCGCACCTGACGCCCACTCGCCGTCCTCGGCCTCGCAGCGCACGACGTATCGAGTCAGGACCCCCGGGCAGTCGCCCAGCGGGGACGGCGTCCACTCCACGGACACCGAGTCCGCGCTGTGCTTCCTCACCGACACTTGGCGCGGGGTCCCGGCCACCGAAGCTGCACAAAACCGTCAGCTGTGGGGCTGCTGGCGGAGGCCCCGCCCACCGCGGCCCCGCCCACCAGACCACAGGCAGACACGCCCACCACGATGACCGCCAGGCCCCACCCACTGCCCTGGCTCCGCCCACCTTCCTAACGCCCTCATTGGGTTCTACATATAGCCTTGGCCACACCCACTGACGTGGCTCCACCCATAGCGCTAGCATTTTGCCTGCCCACAGCCGGAACCTCGGCTCCGCCCACAGTTCTGGCTCTGACCACAGCCCCGGCTCCACCCACAGCCTCAGTTCCGCCCACAGCCCCGGCTCCGCCCACAGCCTCAGTTCCGCCCACAGCCCCGGCTCCGCCCACAGCCTCAGTTCCGCCCACAGCCCCTGCTCCGCCCACAGCCCCTGCTCCGCCCACAGCCCCTGCACTGCCCACAGCCCCGGCTCCACCCACAGCCCCGGCTCCGCCCACAGCCTCAGTTCCGCCCACAGCCCCGGCTCCGCCCACAGCCCCGGCTCCACCCACAGCTCTGATTCTGCCCACAACCCCGGCTCCGCCCACAGCCTCAGTTCCTCCCACAACCCCGGCTCCGCCCACAGCCTCAGTTCCGCCCACAGCCCCGGCTCCACCCACAGCCCCGGCTCCGCCCACAGCCTCAGTTCCGCCCACAGCCCCGGCTCCACCCACAGCTCTGATTCTGCCCACAACCCCGGCTCCGCCCACAGCCTCAGTTCCTCCCACAGCCCCGGCTCCGCCCACAGCCTCAGTTCCGCCCACAGCCCCGGCTCTGCCCACAGCTCTGATTCTGCCCATGTGTCAGGTGACAGACACTCCAAGGTCACCAAGAACCCCAGATCAGAGTTACTCACTGTTACCCCCGAAGTAGTAACTGGACAGGACCGTGGACCACAGCAATGGCTTCTCTGGGTTCGTGGAGGCAAAGACAGTGAGGTGGTAACACTCCTCCTGGACCAGGCCAGGCTCTGAGCTCCAGCTGTGCGTCACTGGAAGGGCCAgcagagcaggggtggggtgggtggggtgtgtgtgctgtCTTCTGGAACCAACCCCCCAGAAAACTCCTACTCAGGCTTCAAAGCCCTTATGCCTCTTCTCTTGGATCCCTCATCCCATTCCTCCAGCCTCTACACAGCTGTGGGAGGAGTTcagctccacagcctctgctgggCCTCTCTGAGACCCCCAAAGTGTGCCCCCAGGCTCCAGCCCAGCTCAGAGCAGAAAGTCTCAGAAAAAGACACTGCCAGTCTGATCCGGCTCCTTCTCCAGACCTCATCACCTCGCCACCAGCAACTGTGAATCGCCACCTTCCCTGCCAGGGGGATGTTTACATCACCAGGGTATGTGAGACTCATTATGCCCAGGGTGTGACTGCGAAAGTGAGGGCACCTCCCTGGGCTTCCCGCTGCACCgcccctggaggctggagctggccATGGGTTTCCAGAGTGACGTACCCACCGTGGCTGGGCCCCCGTCTTGGGGCGCAATCAGGGCGCAGTGGGTGTGGCGCCTGCCCTGGCCGCGTGCCTGCCGCTCAACGCAGTAGGTGGTGCCTGGAGCCTGGGCTGCCCAGTGCAGGGAGGTGGCGTTGCCTTCCACGCTGACATTCAGGGCTCTCATCTCTGGGAGCAGCTCTGGGTGGGACAAAGGGTGATCACAGACCCACACCCGGCCCCCAGCTCTGAGGAGATCAACTAGCATTTACTGAGCACCAACTGTATGCCAGGCTGATACTTTACAGGAGGCACCTGTTTACAAGTGGGACTCTGATCTTTTGTTCTCGTTtttgttgtgagacagggtttctctctgtagctttgcgcctgtcctggacctcactctgtagcccaggctggcctcgaactcacagcgacccgcctgcctctgcctcctgagtgctgggattacaggcgtgcgccaccaccaccctatttcacacacacacgAAGCTGAGGCACATGGGAGAGTCACCTGCCTGTGTGTACCCACCAACGCCCTGACTCAACCAAGCGCCAACAGGCTGCTGCGCTGCCAGCCCGTGTgtgagctcctggcctggctgAGCACTGTGGCCGCAGGCTCAGGGGCGCCGGGTACATGGCACCAAGTTTAATGAGAGGCCAAAGGCTAGGAGGGTGGCAGGAGTCTGCTCTTGCAGTTCTCAGACAGGTGTTACCGTGGGGCCTGGAatttggaatcctcctgcctctgcctcttgggtgctggggtgACAGTTATGAGCCACGGTGCCCAACCATGGGTCTCCCTTTTgggagataaaaatattttagggcCTGCCAAGATGGCAAAGTAGGTAAAGGCCATTGCTGCCAGGCCTGGCAGACTGAGTTCGATCCCCGGGCCTCTGTCCTCCAGGCACACACCCAGGCAAGTGTGCCCACAGGAAACGGTGAACTTTCCCGGAAAAGTAGCTCAGTAAAATGTGCACGGTGGAACGCGACACAAGCCTGtcaccccaacacttgggaggctgagggaggagcctgagttccaggccagcctcagaaaGCACGCAATAACACTTCCCATCATCCTGCGGGTGGGGACGGGCGCTGGCCACAGTACAGCCCGCCGGTCAGAACTTTAAAACTGGCCGTCCAGCGTGTGCAGCTcccacggaggccagaggagggcgtcAGATCGCCGGGCTGGAGCTGGAGGTTGGCGGGCCGCCGAGCCGGCTCTGTGGTCCCAGTAAAATTAAACACGCATCTGGATGACTGAGTTTCCGATGCGCCCTGTGTGTgagggacggacggacggacggacgcgGGCCTCGCACGTCCTCCGTGTGCAGGATGGAACCCGCCGCCCTCGTGGCCCGGCCCCCGGCCCCTGGCACCTGAGAAATTTTGGGCAGGAAGGTGCCAAGTCTGGTTGGAGCTGAGGCCGAAGCGAGTCTTGGTGACCACTACCAGGTCGTAGGCGGCCCCGGAGAGCTTCAGCGTCTTGCCCAGGGGCACGGTCTTCAAGCTCTTCCTCTGACATGTGCAAGACAGCATGTGCACCCGCACCAAGTACCGCGCCTGCACACCAGGCCTGACTCCCTGGCAACCCTCGGGGACAGCGGGCAGCAAGGCCTGCAGAGCAGGAGACGGGCATGGGGACCCAGGACACAGCCTGGAGAGCCCAGGACTCCAGGGCCATGCCCTCCCTGCTCACACCGTCCCCGCAGCTCCCCGTCACTGACAGAGACAGGGgcttacgtagcccaggctggccgagGATGACCTTCAATGCCTCCCCCTCCTGCGACCACCTCCCCTGTGCTGTGGTGACAGCTGCTGGCCACCACGCCCAGCCAACCTCCAGAGGTGACCCCAAAACCTGTGGCCTCTGCCACCCCCGCCTCTCCTCTGcgtcacttcctcctcctctgcccggGCCaaccacagcccaggctggcccagtcACCTGTGCCTGCATGGTCAGATTCCGCCTTCCATCTTGGCCCAGGGGCTTCACCAGGAACTTGACCTCAGGCTGGGGAAAGGGTTCTGCAAGGACAGTCCCCGAAACAGGAAGGACTGGGTGGCTGGGATGGGAAGACAGAGGCCAGCCAGTGGAGCCTCTCCCGCCCCTCCCGGGCCTGATGTCTGAAACTTGCTTCCACATCCTTTGTTCCTTCTGAGAGAGGGTCTggctatggagcccaggctgacctcaaaagcACAAcctcccgcctcagccttcctggcGTTGGGATGATTGGCATGTACATCCCACATGGCTCTGTGGACCCTTTCCTGGTGTCGTAGCCCGGGGCCTCTCACCAGgtggaacacacacagagatgctccAACTGCTCCAGGGACCCCCAGGGGCCCCCGAGgagagccgccgccgccgccgtatCTGGAGTTCCTGGGCCATGGTCTCcgaagggcagaggcaggactcTGCGTAGAGGCAGGGTATGACAGTGAGAGTATACTGGGGCTGACCAACACCGAGTGCTCCACTGTCCCTGGGTCCCTCTTTGGCCGCGTCTGCTCCTTTGCTGGagccctgcccccccaccccagaccacCCCcagaccacccccaccccaaaccacAACTCTGGTTCTTTTACCCCTCAGTCTGTGGATTACAGGAATAAACCTACTCTGAGCCACAAGGGCAGGATGAGCCCGACATTCATTAATGCTCACCAGACCTGCTGCCGTGAGTGTCCCCAATCACACCTAAGCCAGAGTCATCCTGGGGTCCACAGTCAccctaaaagagaaagagattggaTGCATGACTGGTTTAAACTTCGTGGCCCAGAAACGAGCCGTAGAGACTTTTCTGTTGTGCTCTTGgagcctggatctcactgtgcGGCTGATAGCTCAGTCCCAGAGCCTCCCTCCAGCACCTCCCGGGTGCCGGGTGAGAGGTGGGTGCTGCCAGGCCCAGCTCCTCTGACCCTGTTTATCTGAGAGGAAAATTGAGGCCTGGGTAGGATCATAGAATGGGGTGATGGGCACGGGACGAGAGTGGCTGAGGAGTGAGTAGGAGGGATTGAGAGAGAGGAGCAAAGGAGAAACGGAGTCTGGGGGTAACAAGAGGTGCTGCTCTGTGATGCCAGGTTGAGTGTGGGCGGATTGGGCTAGCCCTCACGCACACTGAGGTACACAGGCAACAGGCTGGACTGTAGGGACCCAGCAGGGAAAGGCAGTGTGTCAAAGAAGCATGATGTTGACGGGAAGGTAAAAGGATGCCACTGGGGAGGAGGGCTGACCTGCCCGAGTGGGGAGGCCACATCAGATCCCAGGACTGGGGGGGGCTGGAGCAGGGAGGCCACATCAGATCCCAGGACTGGGGGGGGCTGGAGCAGGGAGGCCACATCAGATCCCAGGACTGGATGAAGACTACAACTGGGTGACATTGATGGTGCTAAGGTGACCTTTGACCTGGGAAACACACTCACCAATGTCCAATTTGTTGTGGGCGTCCGGCGTCTGAACTGCACCTCAGCCTGGACCTCATCAGAAACATTCCAATCCAGGCGTAACTGGCCGTCTGCATGAGACACTTTGATGTCTCCTGGAGGCGGGCTGACCTTGACTGTGGGGGGATACACCCCTGACTTGAGTGCAAATCAGAAAGTGTGCCCGGTGCGACCCGTGGGGTCGCCCTGATGAGAGACCCCTGCACACCTAGCTGAGGCCGGAGCTGTACCCAGAGTTAGGGGACAGGGGTTTGTCTCAGCTTCTGTTTTGGTTTATTCGGTCAGGGTCtcctgtggctgaggctggccttgaactcatgatcctcctgcctctcaagAGCAGGCATGACAAGAGTGCACCCCATGACTGATTTATGGGGTGCTGGGACGAAATCTTAGGGCTCCACATACTTTAGGCTCTTGTCTACCTGCTGACTTGTGTCCCCAatacaacaattttaaaaaaatagagtgtattaaggggctggagaggtgactcagagcttaagagcacc is part of the Onychomys torridus chromosome 17, mOncTor1.1, whole genome shotgun sequence genome and encodes:
- the Il12rb1 gene encoding interleukin-12 receptor subunit beta-1 isoform X1 gives rise to the protein MGLRGTSLHILLLLLLCRLSASCRADSCCFDELPLYPEGSSGSLSAGPRNLSCYRVSGAEYECSWQYDGSEDNVTHFLRCCFRGGRCCYFPAGRSRTVQFSEQAGVPVLSEVKFWVESRLSNQTLKSPELFQNLSHWIKVSPPPGDIKVSHADGQLRLDWNVSDEVQAEVQFRRRTPTTNWTLGDCGPQDDSGLGVIGDTHGSRSESCLCPSETMAQELQIRRRRRLSSGAPGGPWSSWSISVCVPPEPFPQPEVKFLVKPLGQDGRRNLTMQAQALLPAVPEGCQGVRPGVQARYLVRVHMLSCTCQRKSLKTVPLGKTLKLSGAAYDLVVVTKTRFGLSSNQTWHLPAQNFSELLPEMRALNVSVEGNATSLHWAAQAPGTTYCVERQARGQGRRHTHCALIAPQDGGPATVVTHSWSSEPGLVQEECYHLTVFASTNPEKPLLWSTVLSSYYFGGNTSVAGTPRQVSVRKHSADSVSVEWTPSPLGDCPGVLTRYVVRCEAEDGEWASEWVVPPAKTQATLRGLRRGAVYRVRVRADTARLPGAWSPAQRFPLEVQISRLAVIVASLGSFASVLLVGSLGYVGLNRAAWRLCPPLPTPCASTAVEFPGSQGKQAWQWRGPADSPEVVYPREALVVEVARDADDGTGPPQDNPAFPDTARPLEPEGLPLLRGGLWWTPRAEGPGPATRPARQGD
- the Il12rb1 gene encoding interleukin-12 receptor subunit beta-1 isoform X2 is translated as MGLRGTSLHILLLLLLCRLSASCRADSCCFDELPLYPEGSSGSLSAGPRNLSCYRVSGAEYECSWQYDGSEDNVTHFLRCCFRGGRCCYFPAGRSRTVQFSEQAGVPVLSEVKFWVESRLSNQTLKSPELFQNLSHWIKVSPPPGDIKVSHADGQLRLDWNVSDEVQAEVQFRRRTPTTNWTLGDCGPQDDSGLGVIGDTHGSRSESCLCPSETMAQELQIRRRRRLSSGAPGGPWSSWSISVCVPPEPFPQPEVKFLVKPLGQDGRRNLTMQAQALLPAVPEGCQGVRPGVQARYLVRVHMLSCTCQRKSLKTVPLGKTLKLSGAAYDLVVVTKTRFGLSSNQTWHLPAQNFSELLPEMRALNVSVEGNATSLHWAAQAPGTTYCVERQARGQGRRHTHCALIAPQDGGPATVVTHSWSSEPGLVQEECYHLTVFASTNPEKPLLWSTVLSSYYFGGNTSVAGTPRQVSVRKHSADSVSVEWTPSPLGDCPGVLTRYVVRCEAEDGEWASGVPCVLGRPAGPGTLPNPRCLPRRVGRAAREDAGHAAGTAPRRGVPGPSASRHRAAARRLEPRAALPPRGADFPFGRHCCVPGELRQCPPRGQPRIRRSEQGSLALVPTPAHPLCQHGCGVPWQPGQAGVAVARPRGLPGGGVPARGAGGGGGPGRR